One window from the genome of Penaeus monodon isolate SGIC_2016 chromosome 4, NSTDA_Pmon_1, whole genome shotgun sequence encodes:
- the LOC119599412 gene encoding cuticle protein AMP4-like: protein MKIAVVLALLAVAVADKLPLTNPPVAILRSSQVNPDELGAHSSDFEAENGIVFQFSGKEAEEGGANMVGYFSYPQEDGSLAEVKFVADENGFQPESSLLPVAPAFPHPIPQFVLDQIEFARLEDERKALESQE from the exons ATGAAGATC GCCGTCGTTCTCGCTCTGCTGGCCGTGGCTGTGGCCGACAAACTGCCCTTGACCAACCCTCCCGTGGCCATCCTCAGGAGCAGCCAAGTCAACCCCGACGAGCTCGGCGCCCACAGCTCCGACTTCGAGGCCGAAAACGGCATCGTGTTCCAGTTCTCAGGCAAAGAGGCTGAAGAGGGCGGCGCCAACATGGTCGGATACTTCAG CTACCCCCAGGAGGACGGCTCTCTGGCCGAAGTCAAGTTCGTTGCcgacgagaacggcttccagcccgAGTCGTCCCTCCTGCCCgtggcccccgccttcccccaccccatcccccagttcgtcctcgaccagatcgagtTCGCCCGCCTCGAGGACGAGCGCAAGGCCCTTGAGTCTCAGGAATAA